The proteins below are encoded in one region of Mus caroli chromosome 10, CAROLI_EIJ_v1.1, whole genome shotgun sequence:
- the Rab32 gene encoding ras-related protein Rab-32: protein MAGEGLGQQGASATAAPETREHLFKVLVIGELGVGKTSIIKRYVHQLFSQHYRATIGVDFALKVLNWDSRTLVRLQLWDIAGQERFGNMTRVYYKEALGAFVVFDISRSSTFDAVLKWKNDLDSKVHLPNGSPIPAVLLANKCDQKKDSSQSPSQMDQFCKDHGFTGWFETSAKDNINIDEATRFLVENMLANQQSFPSEEIDLDRIKLVEEPPTTKPRSQCC, encoded by the exons ATGGCGGGAGAGGGACTAGGACAACAGGGCGCGTCGGCCACCGCGGCGCCTGAGACCCGAGAGCACCTCTTTAAGGTGCTGGTCATCGGCGAGCTCGGCGTGGGTAAGACGAGCATCATCAAGCGCTATGTGCACCAGCTCTTCTCCCAGCACTACCGCGCCACCATTGGCGTGGACTTCGCTCTCAAAGTTCTCAACTGGGACAGCAGGACGCTCGTGCGCCTGCAGCTGTGGGATATCGCGG GACAGGAACGGTTTGGCAACATGACTCGAGTATACTATAAGGAAGCTCTTGGCGCATTTGTAGTCTTTGATATATCCAGAAGTTCTACATTTGATGCAGTCCTAAAATGGAAAAACGATCTGGATAGTAAAGTCCATCTTCCCAACGGCAGCCCCATCCCTGCTGTCCTCCTAGCTAACAAATGTGACCAGAAGAAGGACAGCAGCCAGAGTCCTTCCCAGATGGACCAGTTTTGTAAAGACCATGGCTTCACTGGATGGTTTGAAACCTCTGCCAAG GATAATATAAACATCGACGAGGCCACCCGCTTCCTAGTGGAAAACATGCTTGCAAACCAGCAAAGCTTTCCTAGTGAAGAAATCGACCTGGACAGAATTAAACTGGTGGAGGAGCCCCCCACAACAAAGCCCAGGTCCCAGTGCTGCTGA